The Meriones unguiculatus strain TT.TT164.6M chromosome 1, Bangor_MerUng_6.1, whole genome shotgun sequence genome has a segment encoding these proteins:
- the LOC132655845 gene encoding uncharacterized protein LOC132655845: protein MLGSHSQPRFSQPLCGQYSPDRGSLPGHLSDASARTWWTTLPRRPLPRAASQPELGFSGTTVTPRRDAGLQPPVSLLLWAPQSHLPLRRLQPSQPRRMPPSLTAALGTIPAVHWLLPRQPRATPLPIGPALLRAIFVRGLGQRSERGVGLSLPSHLRNPNRKGGPRLHLSRDPQAETLIPREPERVFKVATSSRGRSVQHRRS from the exons ATGTTGGGATCCCACTCGCAGCCACGTTTTTCGCAGCCACTCTGTGGTCAGTACAGCCCGGACAGAGGCTCGCTCCCAGGTCACCTGTCGGACGCCTCAGCTCGCACCTGGTGGACTACACTCCCCCGTCGTCCTCTCCCCCGCGCCGCGAGCCAACCTGAGCTCGGCTTCTCGGGGACGACCGTCACGCCCCGACGCGACGCGGGGCTCCAGCCGCCAGTATCTTTGCTCCTCTGGGCTCCCCAGAGCCACCTTCCCCTCCGCCGCCTCCAACCGTCTCAGCCCCGCCGGATGCCGCCATCCCTGACGGCCGCACTGGGCACAATTCCCGCCGTTCATTGGCTGTTACCTAGGCAACCGCGAGCAACGCCACTCCCCATTGGTCCAGCCCTCCTCCGTGCCATCTTTGTGAGGGGCCTGGGCCAAAGATCTGAAAGAGGGGTGGGGCTGAGCCTGCCGTCCCACCTCCGTAACCCCAATAGAAAAGGAGGACCCAGGCTTCACCTCTCCAGAGACCCCCAGGCAGAAACTTTAATCCCGCGTGAGCCCGAACGTGTGTTCAAAGTGGCTACCAGCTCAAGAG GACGAAGTGTCCAGCATCGCAGGAGTTAG